In the Spirochaetota bacterium genome, GTGCAGGTTCTACTACTTTTAACACATCAGAGAAAGCTGATAATGTGTTGTATACGGGTTTTAGATTAGTGATAATTAAATCATCAATCGGCAATGCAATAAATAGCCTGTTCATTCTATCTCCTCAATGATGCGTGGTACAATAAAATGGTTTTTTTCAAACTGTGGTGCTATTTTTTCAACTTCTTCAACTGACAGAGATTGATGTACAGTATCTTCTCTAAACACATTGGATAGTGGAACTATATGATCAGCGGGT is a window encoding:
- the gatC gene encoding Asp-tRNA(Asn)/Glu-tRNA(Gln) amidotransferase subunit GatC; this translates as MKFDESVINKVCELARLELTQQEKQEFARQLEDIIRYVEKINELDTTNVQPADHIVPLSNVFREDTVHQSLSVEEVEKIAPQFEKNHFIVPRIIEEIE